The following are from one region of the Nicotiana tomentosiformis chromosome 7, ASM39032v3, whole genome shotgun sequence genome:
- the LOC104119891 gene encoding mitochondrial import inner membrane translocase subunit Tim9, with the protein MDKSMLGDLDNLPEADKLKMASMIDQLQIRDSLRMYNSLVERCFTGCVDTFKRKSLDKQEETCITRCAEKFLKHSMRVGMRFAELNQGAATQD; encoded by the exons ATGGACAAAAGCATGTTAGGTGATTTGGATAATCTTCCTGAAGCAGACAAGCTTAAAATGGCTTCTATGATTGACCAGCTCCAAATCCGTGACAG CTTGAGAATGTATAATTCCCTGGTGGAAAGATGTTTCACGGGCTGTGTAGACACTTTCAAACGTAAAAGTTTAGACAAACAAGAGGAGACCTGTATTACGCGATGTGCTGAGAAGTTCTTGAAGCATTCAATGCGTGTTGGTATGAGGTTCGCAGAGCTTAACCAAGGTGCAGCCACACAAGATTAA